One Chionomys nivalis chromosome 4, mChiNiv1.1, whole genome shotgun sequence genomic region harbors:
- the LOC130872672 gene encoding olfactory receptor 7G2-like has product MKPGNETSISYFFLLKLTNDATMEPLIFGLFLFTYLVTILGNLLIILVVSSEANLQTPMYLFLSKLSFTDICLSTTTVPNMLKNIHTQDQSISYMGCLTQACFVLNFAVLESCVLAAMAYDRYAAICHPLNYRVIMNPKFCVVLILLSLTISIVNSLLQCLMILRVSFCTNLQLPLFFCELAQVIKLACSDTLINYILIYLATFIFGGIPISGIIFSYTRIVSSILRISSMRGRYKAFSTCGSHFVVVSIFYGAGMGVYVTSAITVSPQITTVSYMMYTVFPQMLNPFIYSLKNRDMKKALRKLITKVPCLP; this is encoded by the coding sequence ATGAAACCTGGAAACGAAACAAGCATCTCCTACTTTTTTCTATTGAAACTGACAAATGATGCTACAATGGAGCCTCTCATCTTTGGCTTGTTCCTCTTTACATATCTGGTCACAATTCTGGGAAATCTGCTCATCATTCTTGTGGTCAGCTCTGAAGCCAATCTACAAACACCCATGTACCTCTTTCTCTCCAAACTTTCATTTACTGACATCTGCCTTAGTACAACAACAGTCCCCAATATGCtgaaaaacatccacacacaggaTCAGAGCATCAGTTACATGGGCTGTCTTACTCAGGCCtgctttgttttgaattttgctGTATTAGAAAGCTGTGTTCTTGCTGCAATGGCTTATGACCGCTATGCAGCTATTTGCCACCCACTGAACTACAGAGTAATTATGAATCCAAAATTCTGTGTTGTGCTGATTCTATTGTCACTGACCATTAGCATAGTGAACAGTTTATTACAATGTCTAATGATACTGCGGGTCTCATTTTGCACAAACCTTCAACTTCCTCTGTTCTTCTGTGAACTGGCTCAGGTTATTAAGCTAGCCTGTTCTGATACTCTCATCAACTATATTCTGATATATCTTGCAACATTTATATTTGGTGGCATTCCAATCTCTGGAATAATTTTCTCTTATACTCGAATTGTCTCTTCTATTTTGAGAATATCGTCAATGAGAGGAAGGTATAAAGCCTTTTCCACTTgtgggtctcactttgtagtggTATCAATATTCTATGGTGCAGGAATGGGAGTTTATGTCACCTCTGCAATTACTGTTTCACCTCAGATCACTACAGTTTCATATATGATGTATACTGTCTTCCCTCAAATGTTAAACCCCTTTATTTATAGCCTAAAGAATAGGGATATGAAGAAAGCCTTAAGGAAACTTATCACAAAGGTACCTTGCCTTCCATGA
- the LOC130873186 gene encoding olfactory receptor 7G2-like, with translation MKPGNETSISYFFLLKLTNDATMEPLIFGLFLFTYLVTILGNLLIIFAVSSEAHLQTPMYLFLSKLSFTDICLSTTTVPNMLKNIHTQDQSISYLGCLTQACFVLNFAVLESCVLAAMAYDRYAAICHPLNYTAIMNPKFCGVLILSSLTISIVNSLLQCLMILRVSFCTNLQLPLFFCELAQVIKLACSDTLINYILIYLATFIFGGIPISGIIFSYTRIVSSILGISSMRGRYKAFSTCGSHFVVVSIFYGAAVGVYVTSAITVSPQITTVSYMMYTVLPQMLNPFIYSLRNRDMKKALRKLITKVSCLP, from the coding sequence ATGAAACCTGGAAACGAAACAAGCATCTCCTACTTTTTTCTATTGAAACTGACAAATGATGCTACAATGGAGCCCCTCATCTTTGGCCTGTTCCTCTTTACATATCTGGTCACAATTCTGGGAAATCTGCTCATCATTTTTGCGGTCAGCTCTGAAGCCCATCTACAAACACCCATGTACCTCTTTCTCTCCAAACTTTCATTTACTGACATCTGCCTTAGTACAACAACAGTCCCCAATATGCtgaaaaacatccacacacaggaTCAGAGCATCAGTTACCTGGGCTGTCTTACTCAGGCCtgctttgttttgaattttgctGTATTAGAAAGCTGTGTCCTTGCTGCAATGGCTTATGACCGCTATGCAGCTATTTGCCACCCACTGAACTACACAGCAATTATGAATCCAAAATTCTGTGGTGTGCTAATTCTATCGTCACTGACCATTAGCATAGTGAACAGTTTATTACAGTGTCTGATGATACTTCGTGTCTCGTTTTGCACAAACCTTCAACTTCCTCTGTTCTTCTGTGAACTGGCTCAGGTCATTAAGCTAGCCTGTTCTGATACTCTCATCAACTATATTCTGATATATCTTGCAACATTTATATTTGGTGGCATTCCAATCTCTGGAATAATTTTCTCTTATACTCGAATTGTCTCTTCTATTTTGGGAATATCTTCAATGAGAGGAAGGTATAAAGCCTTTTCCACTTgtgggtctcactttgtagttgTGTCAATATTCTATGGGGCAGCAGTGGGAGTTTATGTCACCTCTGCAATTACTGTTTCACCTCAGATCACTACAGTTTCATATATGATGTACACTGTCCTCCCTCAAATGTTGAACCCTTTCATTTATAGCCTAAGGAATAGGGATATGAAGAAAGCCTTAAGGAAACTTATCACAAAGGTATCTTGCCTTCCATAA